A window of the Hordeum vulgare subsp. vulgare chromosome 5H, MorexV3_pseudomolecules_assembly, whole genome shotgun sequence genome harbors these coding sequences:
- the LOC123397001 gene encoding U-box domain-containing protein 73-like produces the protein MPGRRNRGGASAPAGVAPPGPGERPRSRSSRTPAAATLEQRLRRSVEREINEARAMQRAEAGQGSSSPSPSAPASSRSRFWPRARQAARKVLGISKKPSPGSAAGTPHGQETVPEAAGTSESAARTGPGDEARSEQQPVVVAPARSEFAAMMQSALAKIQEGATADDQAQGQAAFAEMEKAMTGLMDLSHKKTSGPPKLPRDFATRWPHSDGDPLLERVMKDPIILASGHTVDKSCQQWSVAHKNTCPVTGHSLPHSVTAPNHLLHDMIAEWCLDHSNLARSSTGVTRSLPLVPPSEDQIQDILELFSGHSVRQKEALRLINLMSKTSKGMKPCLDKWPELIPLLIDLRKEWNNVWSADIEAQRISLFHNLSIHRPNREILACQNELPAVLKNVVERAGRLGISASVLAMVASVVATLSEFDVFRKRMVMIGGMKMLTGLLKIEDVVVRKETGAAILALCADKEAKLSAAVNDVPDKLLGCFMATDEFLLLLHRLPKSPEALDMICDKAVELVNIVMGDDAGGMVTSQGIHSAISLIFVITERDVGKLKVKNVEDFKERLRELSSKRIPMQTMFHVEEIIKTLSEMFPAPTTQLQNQ, from the exons ATGCCAGGGCGGAGAAACAGAGGCGGAGCAAGCGCGCCTGCTGGAGTTGCTCCTCCCGGACCTGGAGAGAGGCCACGCTCCCGGAGCTCCAGGACCCCGGCGGCCGCCACCTTGGAGCAACGGCTGCGTCGCAGTGTCGAGCGGGAGATAAACGAGGCCAGGGCCATGCAGCGCGCCGAGGCCGGACAAGGgagctcctccccctccccctccgctCCGGCATCATCGCGGTCAAGATTCTGGCCGCGAGCGCGGCAGGCGGCTAGGAAGGTTCTTGGCATCAGCAAGAAACCATCCCCGGGGTCAGCAGCAGGAACCCCGCACGGGCAGGAGACGGTACCTGAGGCCGCCGGCACGTCCGAGTCGGCGGCAAGAACTGGGCCTGGTGATGAAGCCAGGTCGGAGCAGCAGCCTGTCGTGGTCGCCCCCGCGCGGTCTGAGTTCGCCGCCATGATGCAAAGTGCGTTGGCGAAGATCCAAGAAGGTGCCACGGCCGACGACCAAGCCCAAGGGCAGGCAGCGTTCGCCGAGATGGAGAAGGCAATGACCGGCCTCATGGACCTCTCCCACAAGAAGACATCGGGGCCACCCAAACTCCCTCGCGACTTCGCTACCAGATGGCCTCATAGCGAC GGCGATCCACTGCTTGAACGAGTAATGAAAGATCCTATTATATTGGCTTCTGGGCAT ACTGTTGATAAATCATGCCAACAGTGGTCCGTTGCACACAAAAATACATGCCCTGTTACTGGTCACTCCTTGCCCCACTCAGTCACTGCTCCAAACCACCTCCTCCATGACATGATTGCTGAGTGGTGCCTAGACCACTCTAACCTTGCCCGCTCCAGCACTGGTGTTACACGCTCGCTCCCCTTGGTGCCACCTTCAGAGGATCAAATTCAAGACATCCTAGAACTGTTCTCAGGGCATTCAGTACGGCAGAAAGAGGCCTTGCGGTTGATCAACCTAATGTCCAAAACATCCAAGGGAATGAAACCTTGCCTTGACAAGTGGCCAGAGCTGATCCCACTGCTCATAGATCTTAGGAAGGAATGGAACAATGTATGGTCAGCTGATATTGAGGCGCAGAGGATCTCACTATTCCATAATTTGTCCATACACAGGCCCAACAGGGAGATCCTAGCCTGTCAGAATGAACTACCAGCTGTTCTAAAGAATGTCGTCGAGAGGGCAGGAAGGCTCGGAATTTCAGCATCAGTCTTGGCCATGGTAGCTTCTGTAGTCGCAACATTGTCAGAGTTTGATGTGTTCAGGAAAAGAATGGTAATGATAGGGGGAATGAAAATGCTCACTGGTCTACTCAAGATTGAGGATGTTGTAGTAAGGAAGGAGACTGGCGCTGCAATCCTTGCACTCTGTGCAGATAAGGAAGCCAAGTTATCAGCCGCTGTTAATGACGTGCCTGATAAGCTGCTGGGGTGCTTCATGGCCACTGATGAGTTCCTGCTCCTGCTGCACCGTCTGCCGAAATCTCCAGAGGCGCTGGACATGATCTGTGACAAGGCTGTGGAACTGGTGAATATCGTCATGGGGGACGATGCAGGTGGAATGGTGACCTCTCAGGGCATCCACTCCGCGATCTCTTTGATCTTCGTCATTACTGAGAGGGATGTGGGTAAGCTGAAGGTGAAGAACGTGGAGGATTTCAAGGAGCGGCTGCGGGAGCTTTCGTCCAAGAGAATACCGATGCAGACGATGTTTCATGTGGAAGAAATAATCAAGACCCTGTCGGAGATGTTTCCAGCTCCCACGACGCAGTTACAGAACCAGTAG